The Amblyraja radiata isolate CabotCenter1 chromosome 39, sAmbRad1.1.pri, whole genome shotgun sequence sequence ACGTGGGCAACTTTCCACATAACTGAATAGATGCAGGTGTGGtacctgtaatgggcctgtcccacttgggcaagtgGAGGCCAATatccgtggatatttttaaggcagggatagatagattcttgatgagtacgggtgtcaggggttatgtggaaaaggcaggagaatggggttaggagggagagatagttcagccgtgattgaatggcggagtagacttgatgggccgaatggcataattctgctcctattacctatgaacttatgaattttcATTGATTCAATGTTGCTGCCAACATAACTCTGATGCAACAAGTGACAGCCGAGATTTGCACGCCAACCTTGGCCCTCCATGCTGAGATTTACACGCCAACGTTGGCCCTCCATGCTGAGATTTGCACGCCAACCTTGGCCCCCCATGCTGAGATTTACACACCAACCTTGGCCCTCCATGCTGAGATTTACACACCAACGTTGGCCCCCCATGCTGAGATTTACACGCCAAACGTGGCCCCCCAGCGAGATTACACACAACGTTGGCCCCATTGCTGGTATTACACACCAAGTGGGCCCTCATGCTGAGATTAAACGCCAACGTTGGCCCTCATGTCCCCGGTAACTAAAATGGGCACAACGGCCAGAAATAGATTTAGAAAGAATGGGTTTACAGCGACTAGCCTGAGATCAGTTAGCCGCACCCAGTTCCCCGTCGACAGGCGACGTGAGTGATTCCACTTCTTCATTCTGTAATGCTGTTGCAATGAGTGAGCAGCGTGAGGAATACCGTACAACATTTAGTTTTCAGAGATCTGTGATGGGGAGAGGGCTGAGATCACCAGGAGTTCCAGCTCATTTTCACCCTCCAGTGATCCCTCctcctggagtctgaagaagggtctcgacctgaaacctcatccattccccagtcccgctgagttactccagcattttgtgtcgaaatcTCCTGAAACCCCCCATCACACTTGGTTGTGTCGCTTCCAGGACCAACGTCATTTATGTCTCAACATGTGTTTTAGATGAGAAAATATAGAGACATTTAGCTCAGAAACAGGATCTGTGAGACCACTTTGAATCATGTAAGTTTTAGTGTTTAGAACCTAGCCTTCATATTTGGTCTCTAACTTTCTAACAAGTTTACAAATTCATCTCCTGCCAGCTGTCAAGCATCGACTCCACTAATCCCATTTCATTCTTCCCATTTTTTGATTTCTCCCCACAAGTTCTACTAACCCACACACTGGTCTATACATCTGGAGGATGTGGGGGGGGAAacagagcagccagaggaaactaAACAGTCACTGGACAAACGTTCAGAATGGGACGTGGAACGGTGCCAGctgttaggttagtttagtttagagatacagtgcagaaacaggcccttcggcccatcagcccgtgccaaccagcgatccctgcacactaacactatcctacacacactagggacaatttacatttataccaagccaattaaacctgtacgtctttggagtgtgggaagagaccaaagatctcggagaaaacgcacggggagaacgtacaaactccgtacagacagcgcccatagtcaggatcgaacccgggtctctggcgctgtgaggcagcagctctacccgctgtgccaccgtgccgcctctacTCCGTTTCATGTCCGTGAAGTAGTTCCCCAGGGAGAGATGAGCACACACAGAGAGGAGGAAAGTGGGAAAAGAAGCACAGTGCCTTTAAAAATGACCCAAGATTTAGTCCTGTTGCCCATTCAGACAAGAAGACTTGAATCTTTCACGTTAAACTAAGGCAGAAAGTTACAAAAGCCACAGTTCTACACTTTTTTCTGCCTGCGAGGCAGTTAAGGGATGGTTATGTTGGTCAATGTGAGTGTGTTGTGCATACTCAAATATTTGTAAAGCCACTTCACAGTGAGAATGCTTGCATCTGTTACAATATATGTTGCACAACACAGCAGGGGAATGGCAGTGTTACACGTTGCACTATCTTGCTCCGAGCCAGATGCTCGCCCCTTTACTGGGGttatgtccgtgcccgggtggagtTAGTGAGGGACATAGTTCTATAGTGGTTCTTTAGGCTATTttttgtaaggattgtaacatcgTGGCTTGTACATTTGGATCATTTGGTAATTTTGGACTGTGGTGGTGGGTGTGGCACCACCGTTTGGTTGTAGTATTGTGATCgtaataaaattaattatttttgatacAGAAAAAGCTGCACTATCATCACTTGTTCCATCCTGTGGTTGCTTATCTGTTTCCCTGAGCCCTGCACGGCTCAGTCAGACTGAGACCAGCTCACACCAAACGCACATTCTGTCACTtactctgtgaatgaggaaggccatgtctttgtttaagaaagaactgcagatgctggaaaaatcgaaggtagacaaaaatgctggagaaactcagcgggtgaggcagcatctatggagcgaaggaataggcgacgtttcgggtcgagacccttcttcagaccatgtctTTGGCACCTTCTGAGAGGGAGGACCTTGTGCCAGATTCAGTAAAGATCTTACACTAGGAAGAGTGAATTAAATTAGGTTCTTGTtatccataagaccataagacaggagcagaattaggccactcagcccatagagtctgctctgccattcgatcgtggctgatctatctttccctctcaaccccattctcctgcccgctCCGAACTAAACAAGAACCTAACAATCTCAACTTTATCAACACCCAATGACCtgacaccaccctctgaataaataaattcctcctcatctctccaCATTACAGGTGCGGCtatttattctgtggctgtgccctctggtcctagactcgtggaagcattctctccacgtccactctgtccaggcctttggtCTTTGACCTTTGGCCTTTGACATGTGGCTGTAGAGGGCGTGGATTTGCTCTGGCCTTGCTCGTGTCCAGTCAGATTTTATCACTCAGACTCAGACTGGAAGAATGGCTAAAAGCTGTGACCCTCAGGTGCTGTACATTTACAGGAGACGTGGGAGAAAagacaggatgggggggggggggggaagcaaacCTTTGTAGGTAAAGTTCACATCTTCACTGATATTCCAGAGCTGGTCATGAACTGAGGCTTTAGTGCAGGGGAGTAACGTCAACAATAACCATCTCCCAAAGGACTAGAAATATTAATGCTCACCTCGTTATTATGTTAAGCAGTGTGATCTACATTAACTAGTTTGTCCCATTTGTCCCatgtcccagtctgaagaagggtttcggcccgaaacgtcgcctatttccttcgctccatagatgctgctgcacccgctgagttcctccagtatttttgtgtacctgtcccaTTTATCTTGTTGTCTGAAGAaatgctcacccagagggggcatttattgttgcgggtgatttcaaccactccaaccgtaaaactgtactccccaggttccatcagcatgtttcctgcccaaccagaggaaacaatattctggatttagtatacactaatattactgaagcctacaaagccctccccctcccccaccttggacaatctgaccacctctctctgttcctgctccccaaatacacacctctgatcagacgtgtgaaacctaccatgaggacagtgaaggtttggcctgagggggctgtctctgttttacaggaacagtttcagcaaacagactggagtctgtttgccacccaggccacctttaactcccaagtggacatcaactcatacacctcgtgttcaaaagggaactgcagatgctggaatatcgaaggtacacaaaattgctggaggaactcagcgggtgcagcagcatctatggagcgaaggaaataggcgacgtttcgggccgaaacccttcttcagactgatagggggtggggaaagaaagaaggacaaagggaggaggaggaggagcccgagggcgggcggatgggaggagacagctagagggtgaaggaaggggagggggggaggggacagcacgggctagccaaattgggagaattcaatgttgatgccaaggggacgcaaggaccccagacggaatatgaggtgctgttcctccaatttccgctgttgctcactctggcaatggaggagacccaggacagagaggtcggattgggaatgggagggggagttgaagtgctgagccaccgggaggtcaggtaggttattgcggactgagcggaggtgttcggcgaaacggtcgcccaacctacgcttggtctcaccgatgtaaatcagctgacatctagagcagcggatgcagtagatgaggttggaggagatacaggtgaacctttgtcgcacctggaacgactgcttgggaccttgaatggagtcgaggggggaggtgaagggacaggtgttgcatttcttgcggttgcaacggaaagtgcccggggagggggtggtgcgggagggaagtgaagaattgacgagggagttgcggagggagcggtctttgcggaaggcagacatggggggagatgggaagatgtggcgagtggtggggtcacgttggaggtggcggaaatggcggaggattatgtgttgtatttgccggctggtggggtgaaaggtgaggaccagagggactctgcccttgttgcatgtgcggggatggggagagagagcagtgttacggggtatggatgagaccctggtgtgagcctcatctatggtggcggaggggaatccccgttccctgaagaacgaggacatttccgatgccctagtatgaaatgtctcatcctgggaacagatgcggcgtaggcggaggaattgggagtaggggatggagtctttacagggggcagggtgggaagacgtgtagtccagatagccagatAGCCAGAtagtcatacacctcaacagttttggactatataaaattctgcactgataacgtcactacccacaaagagattaagaccttccctaaccagaagccgtggatgagcagggaggtcagactcctgctgaaggctcgcgatgccgctttcagatctggcaacgctgagggatacagctcatccagggccaatctgaaaaagggaattaggaatgctaaactcaatcacaaacggcggattgaggagcatttccaaaacaactccgaccccaggcgcatgtggcaaagaatcaaatccattgccgattaccagaaagttaacacccccccccccccagacaacgcctcccttccggacaagctaaaccatttctatgctcgctttgaccgggacaacaaaactccagccatcaaagttgctccacccccgaatgaacaacccctcagtctctccacctctgctgtacaagatgcactgagcaaggtgaatgagcacaaagctgccggccccgatggcttccccgggcgggtgctcagggcatgtgctggacaactatccctggtcttcactgacatttttaatctgtcactggcccagggtgttgtccccacttgcctcaagacatcaaccattgtgccagtgcccaaacaatcagctacagggagtctcaacgacttccgcccagtggcactcaccccagtcattgcaaagtgctttgagcggctgatcttggctcacctcaaagccagcctcccccccacactggacccccatcagtttgcctaccggaccaacaggtctacagaggacgccatatcggcagccctacactctgccctgacccacctggacagcaataacacctacatcaggttgctgttcattgatttcagctctgcctttaacactgtcatccccgccagcttgatcaccaaactcagcgggcttggcatctccacctccctctgcaactggacactggatttcctcaccaacagaccacagtctgttagggtcaacaacctcacctcctccactataacactgaacaccggcgtgccacagggctgtgtgctcagccctctcctctactcgctcttcacccatgactgcatccctaagtacggatccaacgccatcattaaatttgccgacaacaccacggtggtaggactgatcagtgacaacgacgagtcagcctacagggaggaggtccagcacctgacaacctggtgtgccaataataacctcgtcctcaactccaagaagatgaaggaaattattgttgacttcaggaagaacagagggggcagacatacccccatccatataaacgggactgaggtggagcgcgtctccaactacaaattcctcggggtacacatctcggaggatttgtcctggtccctcaacacctccaagctgatcaaaaaggcgcagcagcgcctttacttcctgaggaggctcaagaaacctcacctgtccccccagatcctgaccaacttttaacgctgtaccatcgagagcatcctgaccacctgcttcacggtatggtacagcagttgcaccgtagcagacaggaaggcactacaacgggtggtgaaaaccgctcagtacatcatcggtgtcccgctccctgccatgaatgccctccaccgaaaacggtgtctgagacgggccgggaagatcatcaatgacccctcccaccccaaccatggactgtttgccctcctcccatcagggaggcggtacaggagcctcaggtcacgTACTAGTagaatgaggaacagcttctacaacaacactatcacattgctgaactcagagtcccgccgatagatttctccagtctctccgtccacattgtttgcttattctgtattttaatttctatattgcactattactatggACTGttcctaaactgcatttcgttgtacccatacttgtatctgtgcaatgacattaaagttgaattgaattgaattgaattgaaagggtctcgacccaaaacatcacccattccttctctccagagatgctgcctgtcccgctgagttactccagcattgtgcgtctatctttggtgtaaaccagcatctgcagttccttcccacaccttgtATATCACATATGGGTGTGGTTAATGAATCTTTAGTCTAATAATTCATTCTGTAGCCTGTATTGGAATGCTGGTGGTCCAGTATGAATGAGACTTTATATGGTCCCGGTTCtgtgtgtaatgtgtgtgtgtgtgtgtgtgtctgaacagGAGATGCTCGATACACATACCTGTACATTGAAGCTCTTGTAACTAGCACCAAGGTCCCCCACTTTGTAAGGCACATGATTCACAGAAAAGGAACAACAATTTAGCATGTTTTTgctattttttgtgtgttttttctaatactttattgtcaactTTAACATTAGGAAGTTTTTACAAAGGAATTGATATATCTGTGCACAGCTGAATCTATCCTGAAAATATACAGATAAAAATGATCGGGGAAACATCTACATCATTGACAATAGGTTGGTAACTGGAAGAACTAAACTGATGATATTATAGCCCAGAAACAATGAGCTGAGAAACGTCAATGGTTAGGACGGGATGACATGTGTGGCAAAGAGAATGATCAAGGTCAGGATAATGACAACAATAATCACAAGGATAATGATCATCTTGGTATTTTTCCACCAGTACTTCCGTGCCACTTTCTGTGACGTGGTCTTGAAGTGTTCtgactgcaaaaaaaaagtgtAAATACTAGTTACATGAAACTGGCCCCCAGTCCTGGTGACCGACTGCCGTCCTACTATGGAACTACTGTGGCTAACATTTCACCAATGCCTCTGCTCTAGAACTCTCACTGTAAACTCCACACCGAGATGTCTCATCCCCAACTCCCTTCCCTTATTAAGGAACATTTAATAAACCTAATGTAATTGATATTTTAGTTATTATAACCTCAAGACTTTCAAGGCACTTTATATATAAATGTGACAATCATTTTGGAAAAGGGATAAATATTTTGCAGAAAATTGAAAGACTGTTTTTGCTTTTCTTTAGAGCTTGCCACAAGAAATACTAAGGAATCCAGAACTCAATTTGCCACCGAGTTTAACTAAGTGCAACTGAAGGAGAAATTCCAGGACTACCTGCGTATTAATCACCAACATCcactgctaaacactttaactccccctcccattcccacactgacctcctccactgtcagagtgaggccaaatgcaaattggaggaacagcacctcatattgtgcttgggcagctaacaccccagcggtatgaacattgccttctctaacttcaagtaacccttgcgtcccctctctctccgtcccaccccCACGTAAGTTGTTGTACTAGTTATAAAGTcaccttgttgagtctcattatctgtaactcattttcacctagcccacacttGTTCACCatatcatcgttactttcttGTATATCTTTAATtcgttctatctctctctatatcaccatctatatctctcatttcccttttcactgactctcagtctgaagaagggtctccacccaaaacgtcacctattccttttctccagagacgctgcctgacccactgagttactccagcattttgtgtcttgtctgCAACTTACACTGGCTTGCAGGTCCTCAGTCTTGTTCATAAGGTCATCCAGCTTCTCGCCACGTGCCAGTATCCGGTCAACATTCTCGGACATGATGGTCTTCACCCCTTCCACGTCACTCTGGAGGCTGCGTACACGACCATCGCTTATACGGTTGTCCGCCTGGCAAAGGGAACGCAGCAGTGGTCAACACAGTGGGCAAGGGTCACATCGAGAATGGACACAACACAGAACGGTCAGCATCGGTCAATGGAGCATCTTCATGAGGCACTGCCCCAAGACGGCAGCATCCGTCATCAATGATCCCACCCCCATCcagaccgtgccctcttccccctgcTACATGGGGCAGGAAGTACAGAAGCCTCCAGTGCCACAACACCAGGTTCAACTGTAGATACTTTCACActgtatcagactcttgaaccaaCCTCCAcagcgggcggcacggtggcgcagcgggtagagctgctgcctcacagcgccagagacccgggttccatcctgactacgggtgctgtctgtacggagtttgcacgttgacatgcgtggattttctttgagatacttcggtttcctcccacactccaaggtttgcaggttaattggcttgttgtaagtgtaaattgtccctagtgtgtgtcggatagtgttaatgcatggggttcgctggtcagcacagactcggtgggctgaagggcctgtttccgtgctgtatctcacccCAGCAATAGAAATCTTCATCCCACCCCTTGCACGATCACACTACACCTCTTCTTTTCTAATTATTTTAGAATTTTAAATGTCATTTTTGTATGTTATTTGTGTATGTTTGTCAGTATCTATGTGTATGTAGGGTGGCACTGtgacacagcgggtagagctgctgccttccaccgccagagacccaggttcgatcccaaccatgggtgctgtctgtatggagtttgcatgttctgcctgtgaccgcatgggttttctccgggtgttccggtttcctcccacattccaaagacgtgcgggtttgtaggttatttggcttgtttaaattgtccctggtgtgtgggatagaactcatCATCTCCAATCAGCAGCAAAAGAACCAGCGATCAGTCATTAATATCTCGGTCACCTGCaactaatttaaaataaaataacaagGGTGCAATTGCAGCCTTTTATCCAAGTTTCACGTTTCACGTAGAAATGATTTGAAGTATTTTACCTCTATAAAAACTCCATGGGGTCAGATAATTGGGACAGCATCTGGCCAACGTGTGCAGCTCAGCTTATTTCATCTCCAGTACTCTGGCATTATATAAACAACAGCAGCCTGTTGATTCAATGCCCATCTTTACACTGCCTGGTTCCAATTAGTTCAAGATATGTAACAGGTTGAACCAGAATGTTGTCGCAACCTACGACAGCCAGCATTCACTACATACCACTGACGCAGGATGTTTAAGGGAGATTCCAGTTTCTGTCTCGGTGaaattaaatgacatttggactggtacgtggataggacaggtatagagagacatgggccaatcgcgggcaggtgggactagtgtagttggggcatcttggttggcatgggcaagttgggccgaagggcctgtcttcatGCTGTTGGACTCCAAGCCTctagtgggataacatttgccTATGTTGCAGATCATAGACCAATATCAGCAGGTATCCCCATTAatgaagaggtctgaagaagagtctccacccaaaacgtcacctatccatgttctccacagatgctgcctgacccgctgagttactccagcactctgtgtgtatcTGGTTAAGGcagtgctgtgccactgtgggtaTCGCGTTACCAAGAGATAATGAGGTGGGCAAGCTATGGTCAGCAATAGGAACAGCCACTCACAGCTCACTATCAAGTGATTGTATCTTCAGTTGTGTGTTCACACTCACTGGAGGCCGAGTGTAGCTGGGGTTTGACTAATGCCCCTTGCCACACTGACCAACTGTTTGGGAGTGAGCGTGTTGCGTACGACATGATCAAATGTGTCTCCTCAACAAGAcagcatttattacccatccCTCATGATGAGatcccattgaaacatacaagaataGCAAGACCACTGAGTGGGTCAGAAGTTTCCCCTGACCCGCGAGTCTCAGACCAGCAGTAGCTTCAGAAATAAGGGGTAGGTCGCGCTTTTATGGACAGATAGCTCACTCCCTGAGGCTGCTGAATCTTGAAATTGCGGCCTCGGACATAGAGGTGAACCCCAGTGTTTCCTTCAAAGGAGAAGTTGATAGATTTCTGGACATCAAAGAATCATGGAATGGGAGGATATCTCTGGAAAATGGGGCAGGGTTAAAAAATCAGCTATAATCTTGCAGAATGTGAGTTCTGCACATCTCAGCCCCtgtaatagagagagtacagaggagatttactagaatttgcctgggtttcagcaactaagttacagagaaaggttgaataagttagggctttatttttggagcgcagaaggttaaggggggacttgatagaggtttttaaaatgatgagagggatagacagagttgacgtggaaaagcttttcccactgagagtaggaagattcaaacaaggggacatgacttgagaattaagggactgaagtttaggggtaacatgaggggaacttctttactcagagagtggtagctgtgtggaatgagcttccagtgaaggtggtggaggcaggttcgtttttatcatttaaaaataaattggatagttatatggatgggaaaggaatggagggttatggtctgagcgcaggtatatgggactaggggagattatgtgtcggcacggactagaggggtcgagatggcctgtttccgtgctgtaatttgttatatggttatatggttactttcACAATAACATTAATGATCAGATATTGCAGAAGCgtcgagtcgagagtgttttactgtcattagccccgaaacagaacaatgcaattctcaCTGCCCCATAATATTGCGAGCATGTCACACAGGGTAGTGAATTCACCTTGAAATATCTCAGACATTTCAGCCCCAGTACGTTTCCAATACCATCTATAATATCGGCCAGTCCCACCATTTTACAATCCAATCCTAGTTTGATTCAGCGAGGCAAATTGGAACACACTCTCTGCCATCACATAGTTGACACATTGAGCGGGTTTCTCCCCAATCTACCTGGTCTTTCAGGTGAACCACTAAATGCAGATACGTAAAGTATTTGCACGGCCTGAGGAACAAACCTCCTGTGCAGAGTGAGTAGATAATGGCAACATTGtcaaagagtcacagagtgatacaacatggaaacaggcccttcggcccaacgtgcccataccgcccaacatgtcccagctacactagtcacagagtgatacagtgtggaaacaggcccttcggcccaacgtgcccacaccgcccaacatgtcccagttacactagtcacacctgcctgcgcttggtccatatcccgccaaacctgtccaatccatgtatccaagctaatcaggaaggccggctcagtggtcggggctgagcaacgaacggtccagcaggtggcagaggccagaactctgaacaaactgggttcaataatgaccaaccccactcacccactccatgccctgaaggtgatcaagagcagcatcttcagtcagaggctgattgcaccaatgtgcaaaactgagagacataggaagtcctgtttaccagctgctataaggttatataatgtgcataaataactgcacttttttttaattaattgtattttaacttgtattttaacttgttaagtatggaagccatttgaggaaatgtgtggtgttatgtctgtcttgaagctgtcgtggcactgtaatttcctgtaaaggattattaaaggtataatctaatctaatctaatctaatctatctgtttaactgttttttaaacgttgggatagtcccagcctcaactacctcctctggcagtttgttccatacacccaccaccctctgtgtgaaaaagttaccactcaggttcctattaaatcttttccccttcaccttgaacctattgtGCTGATGTTACACAAGGGGAAGACTATGCTGTCTCACTGCAATGGAGATACCTTCCCACTGCAAATGTACAATTAGCCAAGCTCCAGGAACTTGCCCTGGGTGAATGTTTCAGGTGCAACGTCATGGAGAGATTTATTGTTTCAGATAGTCAGAGTTGGGCAAGGCAAGCCTCTGTCGCAGTaactcatcacccattccttctctccacagatgctgcctgtcccactgagttactccagcactctgtgaaacgtcacctatccatgttctccacagatgctgcctgacccgctgagttactccagcactctgtgaaatgtcacctatccatgttctccacagatgctgcctgacccgctgagttactccagcactctgtgaaacgtcacctatccatgttctccacagatgctgcctgacccgctgagttactccagcaccttttgtaATTTTTCTACAAGATTGCAATATAAGGTTTTAAACCACATGGTGACAGACCCATAACAGAGGGCCCTGCACCTACACAGACTGTTGGCACTGAAAAAGTAATCATTTTTGGTTAATTAGATTAATGGTGTCCATTCGGCCCCTTGTGTCTCTTCTAGCTCTTTGAAAGGGGAAACCACTTTTCACAAGGCAATGAGATAAACATAAATACAACAATCCAAGGCGTTTTCCCACAAAGAGAAATCATCAGGTGTGTCAAAAGAAACTAGAAAACAAAAGGTGCAGCATATTTTACAGAGAATCAAAGCAAGAATTCAGCGTACATGTCGCTGGAGAGAAAGCCATAAGGATGTAGCAGGATATCTGGCAAAGGGGGCTGTTCTGTTGTGTCCAGTGAACAAGCTCACCGGCTGACTGTGGAGAAACTGCCTCCAACTCTGGGCCTGTTGGTCTGAAGTCAGCAGAAGCTAAATCACACAGCACACAGAGCAGTGAAAGCTACTGACAAACTGTTGATACACCACCACACTCCCACTTCTACTTACTGTGGCTGCTGCCATGATTCCCACTGCAATGTCAGTCCT is a genomic window containing:
- the vamp8 gene encoding vesicle-associated membrane protein 8; its protein translation is MAAATADNRISDGRVRSLQSDVEGVKTIMSENVDRILARGEKLDDLMNKTEDLQASSEHFKTTSQKVARKYWWKNTKMIIILVIIVVIILTLIILFATHVIPS